From a single Chloroflexota bacterium genomic region:
- a CDS encoding LLM class flavin-dependent oxidoreductase: MAERVAMYLQDKHEIREGMEYVKYAEQRGFEAVWQAESRLVRDAIVPMAAFAAVTSKIKVGSGVINNWTRNIGLLAATFLTLDDLAPNRIICGIGAWWDPLAKNVGIERRKPLLAMRETVMVMRELLALKRVTFNGEFHKVNGIELDVVHGRREPRNVAIMIGATGDAMMQLTGEIADGVVLNYCVPPEYNLEALKHLEIGAKKAGRKLDDLDRPQLVVCSVDPDHKRAVQAAKELLTQYLAQQPHIAKASGTPEETVKKIQSILGWPATKEQIHEAMQFVPDDLIERITASGTPDEVRKKVNQYRQNGCTCPILYPLGDDVKLMIDTFAQK; this comes from the coding sequence ATGGCTGAGCGTGTCGCAATGTATTTGCAGGACAAGCACGAAATTCGTGAGGGGATGGAGTACGTCAAATATGCAGAGCAACGCGGCTTTGAAGCGGTGTGGCAAGCGGAATCGCGTTTGGTGCGCGATGCAATCGTCCCGATGGCGGCATTCGCCGCAGTCACATCGAAAATCAAAGTGGGTAGCGGCGTCATCAACAACTGGACGCGCAATATCGGTTTGCTCGCCGCGACGTTCCTCACGCTCGACGACCTCGCGCCGAATCGCATCATTTGCGGTATTGGCGCGTGGTGGGATCCGCTCGCGAAAAACGTTGGCATCGAGCGACGCAAACCCTTGCTCGCGATGCGCGAGACCGTGATGGTGATGCGCGAATTGCTCGCGCTGAAACGCGTCACGTTCAACGGCGAATTCCACAAAGTCAACGGCATCGAACTCGATGTGGTGCACGGACGCCGCGAGCCGCGCAACGTCGCGATCATGATCGGCGCGACCGGTGACGCGATGATGCAATTGACCGGCGAAATCGCCGACGGCGTGGTGCTGAATTACTGCGTACCGCCCGAGTACAACCTCGAAGCGTTAAAGCATTTAGAGATCGGCGCGAAAAAAGCTGGACGAAAATTGGACGACCTGGACCGTCCGCAACTCGTCGTGTGCTCGGTAGACCCGGATCACAAGCGCGCAGTCCAAGCCGCGAAGGAATTGTTGACCCAGTATCTCGCGCAACAACCGCACATCGCGAAAGCGAGCGGCACGCCGGAAGAAACGGTCAAAAAAATCCAGAGTATCCTGGGATGGCCCGCGACGAAAGAACAGATTCACGAAGCGATGCAATTCGTGCCAGATGACTTGATCGAACGCATCACCGCGAGCGGCACACCGGACGAGGTTCGCAAAAAAGTGAACCAGTACCGGCAAAACGGGTGCACGTGCCCGATTCTGTATCCGCTCGGCGACGACGTGAAATTGATGATTGATACGTTCGCACAGAAGTAG